A window of the Janthinobacterium agaricidamnosum NBRC 102515 = DSM 9628 genome harbors these coding sequences:
- the trhA gene encoding PAQR family membrane homeostasis protein TrhA, whose translation MYYGERFNSITHTVGAALAVAGGALLIVVAARSGDPWKIVSFSIYAAMLLILYLTSTLYHSLRGKAKEVLRRLDHCAIYLLIAGSYTPFMLVTLRGPWGWSLFGVVWGLAVIGIAQEVWYARGARILSLVIYVLMGWLAVIGLKPLIAALSWDGFLWLVAGGLCYTGGIVFYATDHKLRHGHGIWHLFVLAGSICHYVAVLFYVA comes from the coding sequence ATGTATTACGGAGAACGCTTCAACAGCATTACCCATACGGTGGGCGCGGCGCTGGCGGTGGCCGGCGGCGCCTTGCTGATCGTGGTCGCGGCGCGTAGCGGCGACCCATGGAAAATCGTCAGTTTCAGCATTTACGCGGCGATGCTGCTGATACTGTACCTGACCTCGACGCTGTACCACAGCTTGCGCGGCAAGGCCAAGGAGGTGCTGCGCCGGCTCGACCATTGTGCCATTTACCTGTTGATCGCCGGCAGCTATACGCCCTTCATGCTGGTCACCTTGCGTGGCCCCTGGGGCTGGTCGCTATTCGGCGTGGTGTGGGGACTGGCGGTGATCGGCATCGCCCAGGAAGTCTGGTACGCCCGCGGCGCGCGGATCTTGTCGCTGGTAATTTATGTGCTGATGGGCTGGCTGGCCGTGATCGGCTTGAAACCGCTGATCGCCGCGCTCAGCTGGGACGGTTTTTTATGGCTGGTGGCGGGCGGCCTGTGCTACACCGGCGGCATCGTGTTTTATGCCACCGACCATAAATTGCGCCATGGCCATGGCATCTGGCATTTGTTCGTGTTGGCCGGCAGTATCTGCCACTATGTTGCGGTGTTGTTTTACGTCGCATGA
- a CDS encoding DUF3304 domain-containing protein produces the protein MMMTIPWSKRVSGCLFYLALALFNTACSKENMSVPVNLTAYNHTENGIGSYTVTLSTGASTSAGYLGPGEGGGGMTCCLAVPPVWRPGMTATIEMKTTVNGKDITTTKTVPIPQYATDDVSTFNVHFLHNGNYKVLVSKYALGHRRYPLTGKEAELKPGLPLKIIWE, from the coding sequence ATGATGATGACTATCCCGTGGAGCAAGCGTGTATCAGGTTGCCTTTTCTATCTGGCCTTGGCGCTCTTCAATACTGCATGTAGCAAGGAAAATATGAGTGTCCCTGTAAATTTGACTGCTTATAACCATACCGAAAATGGCATTGGAAGTTATACCGTAACCCTTTCCACAGGAGCCAGCACCAGCGCCGGTTATCTGGGACCTGGTGAGGGCGGCGGCGGCATGACTTGTTGCTTGGCCGTTCCGCCAGTTTGGCGGCCGGGCATGACCGCTACCATTGAGATGAAGACAACGGTCAACGGCAAGGACATCACTACCACCAAGACGGTGCCAATACCGCAATACGCCACGGATGATGTCAGCACGTTCAATGTCCATTTTCTTCACAATGGAAATTACAAAGTATTGGTCAGCAAGTATGCCTTGGGACATCGACGATACCCGTTGACCGGCAAGGAAGCAGAGCTTAAACCAGGTCTGCCGCTCAAAATTATCTGGGAGTAA
- a CDS encoding VRR-NUC domain-containing protein, which produces MIRVLENQLYYLDNFHQVLDWIRERYSDLLTDAEHLFIAQFPLLPQPSRALFVRMVMRKGCLFRASKLVYGEIGDAHQAALPLLALGWLETDPLLTLDDLFELLQKPEIGAVFRLSAVDRCARKAEQLAALRERHRDPARFSAWYADSGDHLYHIVNKPLCDRLRLIFFGNFHQDWSAFVLSDLGVYRYEKVEFSAASRGFRQRRDIDDYLALQQCRERFHDGQPVDAILRELEQQAPGNDWLASRREKLRFQIARQLEKLQHWDAAFAVYARCAYPGARVRAIRVLEKDGQYGAAFERLCEARLVPESDAEQQLLLRMEPRLRRKLGHIKPARPPAAPVRRLDLSLPPPAQDFYVEGVVRDHLAQHGAPVYYVENTLINSLFGLLCWPAIFKPIPGAFFHPFHRGPADLHSADFRQRRAADFAACLEQLETDAYRHAILRTWADKTGIQSPFVSWEILDETLIALALDCIPASHLKKWFERILLDIKTNRSGFPDLIQFWPDQKRYTMIEVKGPGDRLQDNQKRWIDYCAQHDMPITVCYLQWT; this is translated from the coding sequence ATGATACGAGTCCTTGAAAACCAGTTGTATTACCTGGACAACTTCCACCAGGTATTGGACTGGATCCGTGAACGCTATAGCGACTTGCTGACCGATGCAGAACACTTGTTCATTGCGCAGTTCCCGCTGTTGCCGCAGCCGTCGCGCGCGCTGTTCGTGCGCATGGTGATGCGCAAAGGCTGCCTGTTCCGGGCCAGCAAGCTGGTGTATGGCGAAATCGGCGATGCCCACCAGGCAGCCCTGCCGTTGCTGGCGCTGGGCTGGCTGGAAACCGATCCCTTGCTCACCCTGGACGACTTGTTCGAGCTGTTGCAAAAACCGGAAATCGGCGCCGTGTTCCGCTTGTCGGCGGTAGATAGATGCGCCCGCAAGGCCGAGCAACTGGCGGCGCTGCGCGAGCGCCATCGCGATCCTGCGCGCTTCTCCGCGTGGTACGCGGATTCCGGCGACCACCTGTACCATATCGTCAACAAGCCCTTGTGCGACCGCTTGCGGTTGATCTTCTTTGGCAATTTTCACCAGGACTGGTCGGCATTCGTCTTGTCCGACCTCGGAGTGTATCGGTATGAAAAAGTCGAGTTCTCGGCGGCGTCGCGCGGGTTCCGCCAGCGGCGCGATATCGACGATTACCTGGCCTTGCAACAATGCCGCGAACGTTTCCACGACGGCCAGCCTGTCGACGCTATCTTGCGGGAACTGGAACAGCAGGCGCCCGGCAATGACTGGCTGGCCAGCCGGCGCGAAAAGCTGCGCTTCCAGATCGCCCGGCAGCTGGAAAAACTCCAGCACTGGGATGCCGCGTTTGCCGTGTACGCCCGCTGCGCCTACCCCGGCGCGCGGGTGCGGGCGATTCGGGTACTGGAAAAAGACGGCCAGTACGGCGCCGCCTTCGAACGCTTGTGCGAGGCCAGGCTGGTCCCGGAAAGCGACGCCGAACAACAATTATTGCTGCGCATGGAGCCACGCTTGCGCCGCAAGCTGGGCCATATCAAGCCGGCCAGGCCGCCCGCCGCGCCGGTGCGCCGGCTCGATCTCAGCCTGCCCCCGCCAGCACAGGATTTTTATGTCGAAGGCGTGGTGCGCGACCATCTGGCGCAGCACGGCGCGCCGGTATATTACGTCGAGAACACGCTGATCAATTCCCTGTTCGGCCTGTTGTGCTGGCCGGCCATCTTCAAGCCGATACCGGGCGCGTTCTTCCACCCTTTCCATCGCGGTCCGGCCGACTTGCACAGCGCCGATTTCCGGCAGCGCCGCGCGGCCGACTTTGCCGCTTGCCTGGAACAACTGGAAACGGACGCCTACCGCCATGCCATCTTGCGCACCTGGGCCGACAAGACCGGCATCCAGTCGCCGTTCGTCAGTTGGGAGATACTCGATGAAACCTTGATCGCCTTGGCGCTCGATTGCATCCCGGCCAGCCACTTGAAGAAATGGTTCGAGCGCATCTTGCTCGACATCAAAACCAACCGCAGCGGCTTCCCCGACCTGATCCAGTTCTGGCCGGACCAAAAGCGCTACACCATGATCGAAGTCAAAGGACCGGGCGATCGCTTGCAAGACAACCAGAAACGCTGGATCGATTATTGCGCCCAGCACGATATGCCGATCACTGTCTGTTACCTGCAATGGACTTAA
- a CDS encoding LiaI-LiaF-like domain-containing protein has product MKEKPQLESPGQIVLGVVVIGLGLLFLLDNLNLIDVRYAFRFWPTIIMLFGVLKIMQSRSTGAYIVGGALVLFGLALTLKYLGLIYISWKTLWPLLLIALGFSIVLRSLRGRRRTRRAAQGGVAGAPVSLDKLDKKAADDDSEVEVTAILGGYVRRIGAQDFRGGEVTAILGGCELDLRNAAIRGEAVLNVFVMCGGITIKVPPDWSVVLQGTPILGGFDEKTIVPPDASQRLIVRGYAIMGGLEVRN; this is encoded by the coding sequence ATGAAAGAGAAACCGCAGTTGGAATCGCCGGGCCAGATCGTGCTGGGCGTGGTGGTGATCGGACTGGGTCTGTTATTCCTGCTCGATAACCTGAACCTGATCGATGTGCGTTATGCGTTTCGTTTCTGGCCGACCATCATCATGCTTTTTGGCGTATTGAAAATCATGCAAAGCCGGAGTACCGGTGCTTATATCGTCGGCGGTGCACTGGTCTTGTTCGGTCTGGCGCTGACCCTGAAATACCTGGGCCTGATTTACATCAGCTGGAAAACCCTGTGGCCGTTGCTGCTGATCGCGCTGGGTTTTTCTATCGTGCTGCGCTCGCTGCGCGGACGGCGCCGCACCCGGCGCGCGGCGCAAGGCGGTGTCGCCGGCGCCCCGGTATCGCTCGATAAGCTCGATAAAAAAGCCGCCGACGACGATAGCGAGGTCGAGGTCACGGCCATCCTCGGCGGGTATGTGCGGCGCATCGGCGCGCAGGATTTCCGCGGCGGCGAAGTGACCGCCATCCTCGGCGGCTGCGAACTCGATTTGCGGAATGCGGCCATCCGCGGCGAGGCCGTGCTGAACGTGTTCGTCATGTGCGGCGGCATCACGATCAAGGTGCCGCCCGACTGGAGCGTGGTGTTGCAAGGCACGCCGATACTCGGCGGTTTCGATGAAAAAACCATCGTGCCGCCGGATGCGTCGCAGCGCCTGATTGTGCGCGGCTACGCGATCATGGGCGGGCTGGAAGTGCGCAACTGA
- a CDS encoding ATP-dependent DNA helicase: MDLKYTVALRALCEFTAKQGDLDVRFTPSPTAQEGIAGHAVVTARRGDDYQREVSLSGDFGPLHVRGRADGYDSSRRQLEEIKTYRGDLAAMPANHRQLHWAQAKIYGHLLCRQLGLSTLRVALVYFDIVSQQETCLHEDHDAAGLQQYFEQQCSLFLLWAEQEMAHRRARDSGLKSMAFPHAAFRPGQRQLAEAMYKASSRACCLLAQAPTGIGKTVGSLFPMLKAAATHGVDKLFFLTAKIPGRQLALDACEVIQRSAPLLPLRVLELSAKHSACEHPDKACHGDSCPLARGFYDRLPAARSAAVKHGAILDKARLRAIGLAHQVCPYYLASELARWADIVVGDYNHYFDISAMLYGLTVANDWTINVLVDEAHNMVSRTRKMYTAELRHADLKFVRKTATEDLKKPLDRLHRAWNALLKEQQDDYRVVPELPGKFMLALQGAGTAIGDCLADQQGAVDAELQEFYFGVLLFTRLGESFGEHSLFDISKDDKGTTLCIRNIIPAPFLKQRYAASRSTALFSATLSPWNYYSDTLGMPDHTAWVDVESPFSADQLSVRVADRISTRYQHRADSLAPIAALMGQQYASQPGNYLAFFSSFDYLEKVAALFAERHPDIPLFLQPRRMDDAAREHFLARFTTTSQGIGFAVLGGAFGEGIDLPGARLIGAFVATLGLPQINPVNEQIRQRMQAVFGAGYDYTYLYPGLQKVVQAAGRVIRTQSDRGVVYLIDDRFARPEIRALLPAWWHVDLSCALPARP; this comes from the coding sequence ATGGACTTAAAGTACACCGTGGCGTTGCGCGCGCTGTGCGAATTTACCGCGAAACAGGGCGACCTCGATGTCCGTTTCACGCCGTCGCCGACCGCCCAGGAAGGCATCGCCGGCCATGCCGTGGTGACGGCGCGGCGCGGCGACGATTACCAGCGCGAAGTGAGCTTGTCCGGCGACTTCGGGCCGCTGCATGTGCGCGGCCGCGCCGACGGTTACGATAGCAGCCGGCGCCAGCTGGAAGAAATCAAGACGTACCGCGGCGACTTGGCGGCCATGCCGGCCAATCACCGCCAATTGCATTGGGCGCAAGCGAAGATTTATGGCCACCTGCTGTGCCGGCAGCTGGGCTTGAGCACCTTGCGCGTGGCCCTGGTCTATTTCGATATCGTCAGCCAGCAAGAAACCTGCTTGCACGAAGATCATGACGCGGCCGGACTGCAGCAGTATTTCGAACAGCAATGCAGCTTGTTCCTGCTCTGGGCAGAACAGGAAATGGCGCATCGCCGCGCGCGCGATAGCGGGCTGAAAAGCATGGCATTTCCGCATGCCGCATTCCGGCCCGGCCAGCGCCAGCTGGCGGAAGCGATGTACAAGGCCAGCAGCCGCGCCTGCTGTTTGCTGGCACAGGCGCCGACCGGCATCGGCAAGACGGTCGGCAGCCTGTTTCCGATGCTCAAGGCGGCCGCGACGCATGGCGTGGACAAACTGTTTTTCCTGACCGCCAAGATACCCGGCCGCCAACTGGCGCTCGACGCCTGTGAAGTCATCCAGCGCAGCGCGCCGCTGTTGCCGCTGCGGGTACTGGAATTGAGCGCCAAACACAGCGCTTGCGAACATCCCGACAAGGCATGCCACGGCGACTCTTGTCCGCTGGCGCGCGGCTTTTACGACCGCTTGCCGGCGGCCCGCAGTGCCGCGGTGAAGCACGGCGCCATCCTCGACAAGGCCCGCTTGCGCGCCATCGGGCTGGCACACCAGGTTTGTCCGTATTACCTGGCCAGCGAACTGGCACGCTGGGCCGACATCGTCGTCGGCGATTATAATCATTACTTCGATATCAGCGCCATGTTGTACGGCTTGACTGTGGCCAACGACTGGACCATCAATGTACTGGTCGATGAAGCGCACAATATGGTGTCGCGGACGCGCAAGATGTACACGGCCGAGCTGCGCCATGCGGATTTAAAATTCGTCCGCAAGACCGCAACCGAAGACCTCAAGAAACCGCTGGACCGCTTGCACCGCGCATGGAATGCCTTGCTGAAGGAACAGCAGGACGATTACCGCGTGGTACCCGAACTACCGGGAAAATTCATGCTGGCGCTGCAAGGCGCCGGCACGGCCATCGGCGACTGCCTGGCCGACCAGCAGGGCGCCGTCGATGCCGAGCTGCAAGAATTCTACTTCGGGGTATTGCTGTTCACGCGCCTGGGGGAAAGTTTCGGTGAGCACTCACTGTTCGATATCAGCAAGGATGACAAGGGTACGACCTTGTGCATCCGTAACATCATCCCGGCGCCGTTCCTGAAACAGCGCTACGCCGCCAGCCGCAGCACGGCGCTGTTTTCCGCGACGCTAAGCCCATGGAATTATTACAGCGACACGCTGGGCATGCCGGACCATACCGCGTGGGTCGATGTCGAATCGCCGTTCAGCGCCGACCAATTATCGGTGCGGGTAGCCGACCGGATTTCGACGCGCTACCAGCACCGCGCCGATTCGCTGGCCCCGATCGCCGCCTTGATGGGGCAGCAATATGCCAGCCAGCCGGGCAATTACCTGGCGTTTTTCAGCAGCTTCGATTACCTGGAAAAAGTGGCGGCGCTGTTTGCCGAACGGCATCCGGACATCCCGCTGTTCTTGCAGCCGCGACGCATGGATGATGCCGCCCGCGAACATTTTCTGGCGCGTTTCACGACAACCAGCCAGGGCATCGGCTTTGCGGTGCTGGGCGGCGCATTCGGCGAAGGCATCGACTTGCCGGGCGCGCGCCTGATCGGCGCCTTTGTCGCGACGCTGGGCTTGCCGCAAATTAATCCGGTGAATGAACAAATCCGCCAGCGCATGCAAGCCGTGTTTGGCGCCGGCTACGATTACACTTATCTGTATCCGGGCTTGCAAAAAGTGGTGCAGGCGGCTGGCCGCGTGATCCGCACCCAGTCGGACCGGGGCGTGGTGTACCTGATCGACGACCGTTTTGCACGGCCGGAAATCCGCGCACTGCTGCCGGCCTGGTGGCACGTGGATCTCAGTTGCGCACTTCCAGCCCGCCCATGA
- a CDS encoding helix-turn-helix transcriptional regulator, whose protein sequence is MNTSEHLLFLLKMRGPMTAQQLADLLGVTSMGARRQLEAAQDKGLVSFDDVANKVGRPSRRWLLSDAGHARFPDRHADLTLELIGQLRLLFGDDALDKLITAREVSSEAHYRKVLGDAGGWQERVAGLALLRESEGYMADVEPQADGSMLLLENHCPICAAARECQDFCRSELAIFQRVLGADCSVQRTEHVLEGGRRCVYRIMPVASG, encoded by the coding sequence ATGAATACCTCGGAGCATTTGCTGTTCTTGCTGAAGATGCGCGGCCCGATGACCGCGCAGCAATTGGCCGACTTGCTTGGCGTAACGTCGATGGGGGCGCGCCGCCAGCTGGAAGCGGCGCAGGACAAGGGCCTGGTGTCGTTTGACGACGTGGCTAACAAGGTGGGGCGGCCGTCGCGCCGCTGGCTGCTCAGCGACGCCGGCCATGCGCGCTTCCCGGACCGGCACGCCGACCTGACGCTGGAATTGATCGGCCAGTTGCGGCTGCTGTTTGGCGACGATGCGCTCGATAAATTGATTACCGCGCGTGAAGTGAGTAGCGAGGCGCATTACCGCAAGGTGCTGGGCGACGCCGGCGGCTGGCAAGAGCGGGTGGCCGGCCTGGCCTTGCTGCGCGAATCGGAAGGGTATATGGCCGATGTCGAACCGCAGGCCGATGGCAGCATGTTATTGCTTGAAAACCATTGCCCGATTTGTGCGGCGGCGCGGGAGTGCCAGGATTTTTGCCGTTCCGAACTGGCGATATTCCAGCGCGTGCTGGGAGCGGACTGTTCGGTGCAGCGCACCGAACATGTGCTGGAGGGCGGCCGGCGCTGCGTTTACCGGATCATGCCGGTCGCCTCCGGATAA
- a CDS encoding putative quinol monooxygenase — MTVNIIATLQALPGKEEQLQAVLSAAIAPTRAEAGNLRYELYRDNDTQDTFVFVEQFIDEAAFAAHQSASHSATLQAGVAGLLAKAPSIVKHTQVSPV; from the coding sequence ATGACCGTCAATATCATCGCCACCTTGCAAGCCTTGCCGGGCAAAGAAGAACAATTGCAGGCCGTCCTCAGCGCCGCCATCGCACCGACCCGCGCCGAAGCGGGCAACCTGCGTTACGAGCTGTATCGCGACAATGACACGCAGGATACTTTTGTATTCGTCGAGCAATTCATCGACGAAGCCGCATTCGCCGCGCATCAGAGCGCAAGCCATAGCGCAACCTTGCAGGCAGGCGTGGCCGGCTTGCTGGCCAAGGCGCCCAGCATCGTCAAGCACACCCAGGTTTCGCCTGTCTGA
- a CDS encoding phasin family protein, whose amino-acid sequence MFTNPEQFASATKALFEFQLMTFNTLTTKAVQGVEQVLALNMATAKSQVEDGIAAGKEISQAKDPKAALNAATKAQPGIAGASAYNQQLSDIIKEIHQEFTTAADAHVAEAKSNLSALIYDVTKNVRPGSENAVAIVKAAIDNAFLGYEQVTKATKQAVDAVEEQIAKAAAQVAQAGAAAAPQAAPAKPAKAARK is encoded by the coding sequence TTAATGACCTTTAACACCCTGACCACCAAGGCGGTGCAAGGCGTGGAGCAAGTGTTGGCGCTGAACATGGCAACCGCCAAATCCCAGGTCGAAGACGGTATCGCGGCCGGCAAGGAAATCAGCCAGGCCAAGGATCCGAAAGCGGCGCTGAACGCCGCCACCAAAGCCCAGCCCGGCATCGCCGGCGCCAGCGCCTACAACCAGCAATTGAGCGATATCATCAAGGAAATCCACCAGGAATTTACCACGGCGGCCGACGCCCATGTCGCCGAAGCGAAAAGCAATTTGAGCGCGCTGATCTACGATGTCACCAAGAATGTCCGGCCCGGTTCGGAAAACGCGGTCGCCATCGTCAAGGCGGCAATCGACAACGCCTTTCTCGGCTACGAACAAGTGACCAAGGCCACCAAACAGGCGGTCGATGCGGTCGAGGAACAGATCGCCAAGGCCGCCGCGCAAGTAGCGCAAGCCGGCGCTGCCGCCGCGCCGCAAGCAGCACCAGCCAAACCGGCCAAGGCCGCCAGGAAGTAA
- a CDS encoding LysR family transcriptional regulator, which translates to MDINSDDLKIFVTVIDSGTLSAASVHLGQTTSGVSRALSRLEEKLSTSLLTRTTRRMELTEEGHLFLEKARAILASMEDVEETIRIRRQKPAGRLCVDAASPFMLHCVVPHVAEFRAMYPEIRLELTSNDQIADLLEHRTDIAIRIGALNDSTLHARALSSSPLYLLAAPDYLAKHGIPATPEALQDHSLLGFVQYELGNMWPLRHQAGNSLQVIPSLTASSGETLRQLALQGQGIVCLADFMTRDDIAAGRLVKVLEPFYTGYRQQIHAVYYRNTQLAQRISCFLEFLQHKL; encoded by the coding sequence ATGGATATCAATTCCGACGATTTGAAGATCTTCGTGACGGTGATCGATAGCGGCACGTTGAGCGCCGCGTCGGTGCACCTGGGGCAAACCACGTCCGGCGTCAGCCGCGCCTTGTCCCGGCTGGAAGAGAAATTGTCGACGTCCTTGCTGACCCGCACCACGCGCCGGATGGAACTGACGGAAGAAGGACACCTGTTTCTTGAAAAGGCGCGCGCCATCCTGGCGTCGATGGAGGACGTCGAGGAAACCATCCGCATCCGCCGCCAAAAGCCGGCCGGGCGTTTGTGCGTCGACGCCGCGTCGCCATTCATGCTGCATTGCGTGGTGCCGCATGTGGCCGAGTTTCGGGCCATGTATCCGGAGATCCGGCTGGAATTGACCAGCAACGACCAGATCGCCGACTTGCTGGAGCACCGCACCGATATCGCGATCCGCATCGGCGCGCTGAACGACTCGACGTTGCATGCGCGCGCGCTCAGTTCCAGCCCGCTATATTTGCTGGCCGCGCCCGATTACCTGGCGAAGCACGGCATACCCGCCACGCCGGAAGCGCTGCAAGACCATTCTTTGCTGGGATTTGTGCAATATGAGCTGGGCAATATGTGGCCGCTGCGGCATCAAGCCGGCAACAGCTTGCAAGTGATTCCATCGCTGACCGCGTCGAGCGGCGAAACGCTGCGCCAGTTGGCGTTGCAGGGGCAGGGCATTGTCTGCCTGGCCGATTTCATGACCCGCGACGATATCGCCGCCGGCCGGCTGGTGAAGGTGCTGGAACCGTTTTATACCGGTTATCGCCAGCAAATCCACGCCGTGTATTACCGCAATACCCAGCTGGCGCAACGCATTAGCTGTTTCCTGGAATTTTTACAGCACAAGCTGTAA
- a CDS encoding NAD-dependent epimerase/dehydratase family protein has product MKIFITGAAGFIGSSIAAGLVRAGHSVTGLVRNAAQVDELAAIGVAAVVGTLNDRDLLIEQARAADGVINAASSDHRGAVEALIEGLAGSGKPFLHTSGSSIVGDASGGEGTEQIYHEDRLPRPTADKAARVAIDELVLAAAKQDIRSAVLCNTLIYGHGALPRDSVQLPRLLKQARKSGVVRHVGPGRNIWSNVYIGDVVELYLLALEKTPAGTFYFVESGEASFRDMTAAIARVLELEPAQDWPLDDAIGEWGYEMASYGLGSNSRVRGQRGRTLLGWQPHGPSVLEWIAKDML; this is encoded by the coding sequence ATGAAAATATTCATCACAGGCGCAGCAGGATTTATCGGCAGTTCCATCGCCGCCGGACTGGTGCGCGCCGGACACAGCGTTACCGGCCTGGTGCGCAATGCGGCGCAGGTCGACGAATTGGCGGCCATCGGCGTTGCCGCCGTGGTCGGCACCTTGAACGACCGCGACTTGCTGATCGAGCAGGCGCGCGCCGCCGATGGCGTCATCAACGCCGCCAGCAGCGATCACCGCGGCGCCGTCGAAGCGCTGATCGAAGGCCTGGCCGGTTCCGGCAAGCCATTCCTGCACACCAGCGGTTCCAGCATCGTCGGCGACGCTTCGGGCGGCGAGGGCACCGAGCAGATTTATCATGAAGACCGCTTGCCGCGGCCGACCGCCGACAAGGCCGCGCGCGTGGCGATCGACGAGCTGGTGCTGGCCGCCGCCAAGCAGGATATCCGTTCGGCCGTGTTGTGCAATACCTTGATCTACGGCCATGGCGCCTTGCCGCGCGACAGCGTGCAATTACCGCGTTTGCTGAAACAGGCGCGCAAGAGCGGCGTGGTGCGCCATGTCGGTCCGGGCCGCAATATCTGGTCGAATGTCTACATCGGCGACGTGGTCGAACTGTATTTGCTGGCGCTGGAAAAAACGCCGGCCGGCACCTTCTATTTTGTCGAATCGGGCGAAGCGTCGTTCCGCGACATGACGGCGGCGATTGCCCGCGTACTGGAGCTGGAACCGGCGCAAGACTGGCCGCTGGACGATGCGATCGGCGAGTGGGGGTATGAAATGGCGTCCTACGGCCTCGGTTCGAACAGCCGGGTGCGCGGTCAACGCGGCCGCACCTTGCTGGGCTGGCAGCCGCATGGCCCATCTGTATTGGAGTGGATCGCCAAGGATATGCTGTAA
- a CDS encoding MFS transporter: MKTAILIAAACLLALLSTIGASLPYPILPPLFAADVSNNFNHFLGLPPKLLFGVALMINPFGLLIGSALLGPLSDRYGRRPVLLVTTFGAALGHAITAVSLFMQSYPLFIVARLITGLLEGNGSVARAMLADQLQGPLRLRAMSWLNGAFYLGWLAGPLLAGATLGWGVTVPFWIAVGALLLAAVLVALALPRETPSLATTSWWQVARDRHSFNLLRHADVRLLFIVQLTFTCGVSGFYEYYPLWLVEVPHYDAAGIAWVNVGLCGTMTITSLLAGGPSRFDPLVRASWNALAVASMIALVSVGHVWLGIAAIVLFGIPNALYNAVIQGWCAERFSEHGQGAVMGLLTTTFCLANIVMALAGSVLTLIDTRLILLLGAGLSAWAAWRMQSWRGRLAGPAVAEGAV, translated from the coding sequence ATGAAAACCGCCATACTGATCGCCGCCGCCTGTTTGCTGGCCTTGTTATCCACCATCGGTGCTTCCTTGCCGTACCCGATCTTGCCGCCGCTGTTCGCGGCCGATGTCAGCAACAACTTCAATCACTTCCTCGGCTTGCCGCCCAAGTTATTGTTCGGCGTGGCGCTGATGATCAATCCATTCGGCTTGCTGATCGGTTCGGCCTTGCTGGGGCCGTTGTCCGACCGTTACGGCCGGCGTCCGGTATTGCTGGTCACCACGTTCGGCGCGGCGCTGGGCCATGCGATCACGGCCGTATCGCTGTTCATGCAGTCGTATCCGTTATTCATCGTGGCGCGTTTGATCACCGGCTTGCTGGAAGGTAACGGTTCGGTGGCCCGGGCCATGCTGGCCGACCAGTTGCAAGGTCCGTTGCGGCTGCGCGCGATGTCGTGGCTGAACGGCGCGTTTTACCTGGGCTGGCTGGCCGGGCCGCTGCTGGCCGGCGCCACGCTGGGCTGGGGCGTCACCGTGCCCTTCTGGATCGCGGTCGGCGCATTGCTGCTTGCCGCCGTGCTGGTCGCGCTGGCGCTGCCGCGTGAAACGCCATCGCTGGCGACCACGTCGTGGTGGCAAGTCGCGCGCGACCGCCATTCGTTCAACTTGCTGCGCCATGCCGATGTACGCCTGCTATTCATCGTGCAACTGACGTTTACTTGCGGCGTGTCCGGCTTTTACGAGTATTACCCGTTGTGGCTGGTGGAAGTGCCGCATTACGACGCGGCCGGCATCGCCTGGGTCAATGTCGGGCTGTGCGGCACGATGACGATCACCTCGCTGCTGGCCGGCGGCCCGAGCCGTTTTGATCCGCTGGTGCGCGCCAGCTGGAATGCGCTCGCGGTGGCGTCGATGATCGCGCTGGTGTCGGTCGGCCATGTGTGGCTGGGCATCGCGGCGATCGTGCTGTTCGGCATTCCGAACGCCTTGTATAACGCGGTGATCCAGGGCTGGTGCGCCGAACGCTTCAGCGAACACGGGCAGGGCGCCGTGATGGGCTTGCTGACCACTACCTTTTGCCTGGCCAATATCGTCATGGCGCTGGCCGGTTCGGTGCTGACGCTGATCGATACCCGCTTGATCCTGCTGCTGGGCGCGGGCTTGAGCGCGTGGGCCGCATGGCGCATGCAAAGCTGGCGCGGGCGCCTGGCGGGACCGGCGGTGGCCGAAGGAGCGGTCTGA